The Ascaphus truei isolate aAscTru1 chromosome 3, aAscTru1.hap1, whole genome shotgun sequence genome includes a region encoding these proteins:
- the LOC142489480 gene encoding uncharacterized protein LOC142489480: MDMEELEETDTPNITSDYVSNYLDNTQRSKKAKRMFENLPNPDCEDSSDLHDLFLKFSKLLITDTRIYWDLIFLENYLLLKRIPRGLRVKKSPTFGFINQDFEREWKMILNDCSSKLISLIVKAKSKEKLDLEKEIKLSQKHLAKFSKMEGFRALDINLAKSVKDFEKDILEKKQQKFERDKLDYERNQVYLWERSTPNRRSSRTTHPTHSTPEDKINNPWAKKSILKSKADSDTSDTEYLGHTVSFFNAQEEENLQSEAEAPKEQRPFWERKQRDRSSEYKSRPSTSSEPTNYTTASKNSKEQDGARKPKTQYKGAPSKRKKNF; the protein is encoded by the coding sequence ATGGACATGGAGGAATTAGAGGAGACTGATACCCCCAATATCACCAGTGATTATGTTTCCAATTACTTGGACAATACTCAAAGATCAAAAAAAGCAAAACGTATGTTTGAAAATTTACCAAATCCAGATTGTGAGGACTCATCGGATCTTCATGATTTGTTCCTAAAATTTAGTAAATTACTTATTACTGATACTCGAATTTATTGGGATCTCATATTTTTGGAAAACTATCTACTGCTGAAAAGAATCCCCAGGGGGTTACGGGTGAAAAAGTCCCCTACATTTGGCTTTATCAATCAGGATTTTGAGAGAGAGTGGAAAATGATTCTCAATGATTGCTCCTCCAAATTAATATCCCTGATTGTTAAAGCCAAGTCTAAGGAAAAACTTGacttagaaaaagaaattaagctATCACAAAAACATCTAGCCAAGTTCTCCAAAATGGAGGGTTTCAGAGCATTGGACATTAATTTGGCCAAGTCAGTTAAAGATTTTGAAAAGGACATTTTAgaaaagaaacaacaaaaatTTGAACGAGATAAGCTTGACTACGAGCGCAACCAAGTGTACTTATGGGAAAGGTCTACACCCAATAGAAGGTCCAGCCGCACGACACACCCTACTCACTCTACACCAGAGGACAAAATTAATAACCCTTGGGCAAAAAAATCTATCCTAAAATCTAAAGCAGACTCTGATACCTCAGATACAGAATATCTGGGTCACACAGTCTCCTTCTTTAATGCACAAGAAGAGGAGAACTTACAGTCTGAGGCAGAAGCACCTAAAGAACAACGCCCTTTCTGGGAACGTAAACAAAGGGATAGATCTTCAGAATACAAATCGCGTCCATCCACCTCATCTGAACCTACAAACTACACAACGGCTTCAAAAAACTCAAAAGAACAAGACGGGGCAAGAAAACCAAAAACTCAATACAAGGGAGCACCCtccaaaagaaagaagaatttttag